A genomic window from Phyllopteryx taeniolatus isolate TA_2022b chromosome 2, UOR_Ptae_1.2, whole genome shotgun sequence includes:
- the eif3m gene encoding eukaryotic translation initiation factor 3 subunit M has protein sequence MSVPAFIDITEEDQASELRAYIKSKGAEISEENSESGLHVDLAQIIEACDVCLKEDDKDVESVMNSIVSLLLILDTEKQEALIESLCEKLVKFREGERPSLRMQLLSNLFHGMDENAPVRYAVLCSLIKVAAACNAITFIPTDLDQVAKWIVDWNLNTEKKHILLRLVYEALVDCKKSEAAAKVMVELLGSYTEDNASQARVDAHRCIVRALKDPNTFLFDHLLTLKPVRFLEGELIHDLLTIFVSAKLAAYVKFYQNNKDFIDSLGLSHEQNMAKMRLLTFMGMAVEFKEISFDTMQQELLLGADDVEAFVIDAVRTKMVYCKIDQTQQKVVVSHSTHRTFGKQQWQQLFDSLTSWKANLATVKSSLQTLSPSA, from the exons ATGAGCGTCCCGGCATTCATCGATATAACGGAAGAAGACCAG GCGTCCGAGTTAAGAGCCTACATCAAGTCCAAAGGAGCTGAAATCTCTGAGGAGAATTCTGAAAGTGGACTTCACGTAGATCTGGCTCAGATCATTGAGGCTTGTGATGTTTGTCTCAAAGAAGACGATAAAG ATGTGGAGAGTGTGATGAACAGCATCGTATCGTTGCTGTTGATCTTGGACACAGAGAAGCAAGAAGCTCTCATCGAGAGCCTCTGTGAGAAACTGGTCAAGTTCCGTGAAGGAGAGAGACCTTCCCTCAGGATGCAGTT GCTGAGTAACCTCTTCCATGGCATGGATGAAAATGCTCCAGTCAGATATGCAGTCTTATGCAGCCTCATCAAGGTGGCAGCTGCCTGCAACGCCATCACCTTCATCCCGACTGACCTCGATCAG GTAGCCAAGTGGATTGTTGATTGGAACCTTAATACAGAGAAGAAGCACATTCTTTTGAGGCTGGTGTATGAAGCACTGGTGGACTGTAAGAAAAG TGAGGCTGCAGCAAAAGTGATGGTAGAGTTGCTGGGAAGTTACACAGAAGACAATGCCTCTCAAGCACGCGTTGACGCACACAG ATGCATTGTCCGTGCTCTAAAAGACCCCAACACCTTCCTGTTTGATCACCTGCTCACTCTCAAACCAGTACGCTTCCTGGAGGGAGAGCTCATCCATGAC CTGTTAACTATCTTTGTGAGTGCCAAGCTTGCTGCATATGTCAAATTTTACCAGAATAACAAAGACTTCATTGACTCGCTCG GCCTGTCCCACGAGCAAAACATGGCCAAGATGCGGCTGCTCACATTCATGGGCATGGCGGTGGAATTCAAGGAGATCTCCTTTGACACCATGCAACaggagctgctgcttggagctGATGATGTCGAAGCTTTTGTCATTGATG CCGTTCGGACAAAGATGGTGTACTGCAAAATCGACCAGACACAGCAAAAAGTTGTTGTCag CCACAGCACGCACCGCACTTTCGGCAAGCAGCAGTGGCAGCAGCTGTTCGACAGCCTCACATCCTGGAAAGCCAACCTAGCGACCGTCAAATCCAGCCTGCAAACTCTGTCACCTTCCGCCTAG